In one Candidatus Nomurabacteria bacterium genomic region, the following are encoded:
- the glmS gene encoding glutamine--fructose-6-phosphate transaminase (isomerizing), whose amino-acid sequence MCGIVGYIGDKEAQQVLLSGLKRLEYRGYDSAGVVTINKKRAATLLREKGKVVELEKKVATHKTNDRVGVGHTRWATHGEPSKRNAHPHEVGDIYLVHNGIIENYQDLKDELTKYDYHFKSDTDTEVLAALIDYMHHDAISLLDAVSGALEMVVGAYGIAVLSRKNPDEIVVARKGSPLIVGVGDCEVFIASDASALVGYTDRVIYLHDGEIGLCTRDGVQMYDIEANAIEADVEKLELDMQSIQKKGFDHFLLKEIHEQPESLRSTLSGRVNTKSATVRLGGLNMTSEELRQIEHVMVIGCGTAYYAGLQAGYLVEQVLGDVTFSSYIASELRYRSFVVPKNTMALIVSQSGETADTLACLLELKRRGVRTLGVVNAVGSTIAREVDGGVYVHVGAEISVASTKAFTSQVAAILMFGLMVAQAKGLGAKEISGYIRELELLPTEIEKVIENHEKELEKLAGKYSHYEHALYVGRDTLYPVAMEGALKLKEVSYVQAEGYAAGELKHGPIALIDDRFFEVFYLQDNWLYEKSQSSLIEMNTRGAHMIVITDTTKRISAEHVVRVSTKLELLTPLVFNVLSQLLAYYVAVAKGNDVDQPRNLAKSVTVE is encoded by the coding sequence ATGTGCGGAATCGTTGGCTATATCGGTGACAAGGAAGCCCAGCAGGTGCTGCTGAGCGGTCTTAAGCGGTTAGAATATCGAGGCTATGACAGCGCGGGCGTGGTGACGATAAACAAAAAAAGGGCGGCAACGCTTCTTCGCGAAAAGGGAAAAGTTGTCGAACTAGAGAAGAAGGTAGCAACTCACAAAACCAATGATCGGGTAGGCGTAGGTCACACTCGCTGGGCGACGCACGGCGAACCGAGTAAACGAAATGCGCATCCGCACGAGGTGGGCGATATTTACTTGGTGCATAACGGCATCATTGAGAACTATCAGGACTTGAAGGATGAACTGACGAAGTACGACTACCACTTTAAGAGCGACACGGACACCGAGGTGCTGGCGGCACTTATAGACTACATGCACCACGATGCCATTAGTTTGCTCGATGCAGTGAGCGGTGCCCTGGAGATGGTGGTGGGTGCGTATGGTATAGCCGTACTAAGTCGTAAGAATCCTGATGAAATTGTAGTGGCACGAAAGGGTAGTCCGCTGATTGTGGGAGTGGGCGATTGTGAGGTGTTTATAGCGAGCGACGCATCGGCACTTGTTGGTTATACGGATCGGGTGATTTATTTGCATGATGGCGAAATTGGTTTGTGTACACGGGATGGTGTACAAATGTATGACATTGAGGCGAATGCAATTGAAGCGGATGTCGAAAAGCTAGAGCTAGATATGCAGTCGATTCAAAAGAAGGGTTTTGACCACTTCTTGCTAAAAGAAATTCACGAGCAGCCGGAGAGCTTGCGGAGTACACTTAGCGGACGCGTGAATACTAAGTCGGCGACAGTAAGACTGGGTGGTCTAAATATGACTAGCGAGGAGCTGAGGCAAATTGAGCATGTGATGGTGATTGGTTGTGGTACCGCCTACTATGCCGGACTACAAGCAGGCTACCTAGTGGAGCAGGTGTTGGGCGATGTGACATTTAGCTCATATATTGCAAGCGAATTGCGTTATAGGTCGTTTGTCGTACCGAAAAATACAATGGCATTGATTGTGAGTCAGAGTGGTGAGACGGCAGACACACTTGCATGCCTACTGGAGCTTAAGCGTCGCGGAGTGCGAACTTTGGGTGTGGTCAACGCTGTTGGTAGCACTATTGCTCGAGAAGTGGACGGTGGTGTATATGTACATGTAGGTGCAGAAATCAGTGTGGCAAGTACCAAGGCGTTCACGAGTCAAGTAGCAGCGATTTTGATGTTTGGCTTGATGGTGGCGCAGGCAAAAGGCTTGGGTGCAAAAGAGATATCAGGCTATATACGCGAGCTGGAGTTGTTGCCGACTGAAATAGAAAAAGTCATAGAGAACCATGAAAAGGAGCTTGAAAAGCTTGCAGGTAAGTACTCACACTATGAGCACGCATTGTACGTGGGACGCGACACGCTCTACCCTGTGGCGATGGAGGGAGCGCTGAAGCTCAAAGAGGTTAGTTACGTGCAAGCTGAAGGCTACGCTGCTGGCGAGCTTAAGCATGGTCCGATTGCGCTAATCGATGATCGATTTTTTGAAGTGTTTTACCTGCAAGACAACTGGCTATACGAAAAGTCACAAAGCAGTCTGATAGAAATGAATACGCGTGGAGCGCACATGATAGTGATCACTGACACCACCAAGCGCATATCTGCCGAGCATGTAGTGCGGGTGTCGACGAAGCTTGAGTTACTCACACCACTGGTGTTTAATGTGCTGTCGCAGCTGCTTGCCTACTATGTGGCGGTGGCGAAAGGCAATGACGTGGACCAACCGCGTAATTTGGCCAAGAGCGTGACGGTAGAGTAG
- a CDS encoding transposase — protein sequence MPSRNVIKEQAPESYYHVYARGSNKQKIFLEAADYKYFLNLFERYLSDEPAISKTGEIYPHFKNQVILLTYCLMSNHFHLLMYQKDIPSLEKFMRSLMTSYSRYFNLKYKRTGSLFESRYKASRIDSNSYLRHITRYIHLNPRRWQTYRYSSLRHYAEPAEAPDWIDPRVILEVFDDTHQYMEFVADYEELRDEIADLKHQLADR from the coding sequence ATGCCGTCGCGAAATGTCATAAAAGAACAAGCCCCAGAGTCGTACTATCATGTGTATGCCAGGGGTTCGAACAAGCAAAAGATATTTCTTGAAGCGGCTGATTATAAATATTTTCTCAATCTCTTTGAACGTTATCTGTCTGACGAACCGGCAATAAGTAAGACTGGCGAGATTTACCCCCACTTCAAAAACCAAGTTATCCTCCTCACGTATTGTCTCATGAGCAACCATTTTCATCTGCTTATGTACCAAAAGGACATCCCCTCGTTGGAGAAATTTATGCGCAGCCTGATGACGAGCTATAGTAGGTACTTTAATCTGAAATACAAACGTACTGGCTCGCTGTTTGAGAGTAGGTACAAAGCGTCGAGAATTGACAGCAATTCGTACTTGCGGCACATCACCAGGTATATTCACCTCAACCCCAGACGATGGCAGACTTATAGATATTCAAGTTTAAGGCATTATGCCGAGCCTGCCGAAGCGCCCGACTGGATAGACCCAAGGGTCATATTGGAGGTTTTTGACGACACCCACCAGTACATGGAATTTGTAGCTGACTATGAAGAGCTGCGGGATGAAATAGCCGACCTGAAGCACCAATTAGCCGATCGGTGA